In Lentisphaera araneosa HTCC2155, a single window of DNA contains:
- a CDS encoding HNH endonuclease, whose amino-acid sequence MFSFDGFSSADDQHRKREKNKARELRQSQWWKNQKGKGLCYYCKQEFHPSELTMDHLVPIVRGGKTTKNNCVPCCQECNSQKKYHLPIEWQEYLQNLNKPQDDKK is encoded by the coding sequence ATGTTTTCTTTTGATGGCTTTTCATCTGCGGATGATCAACATCGCAAGCGCGAAAAAAATAAAGCGCGCGAATTGCGGCAGTCGCAATGGTGGAAGAATCAGAAAGGCAAGGGGTTATGTTATTATTGCAAGCAGGAATTTCATCCTTCTGAATTGACCATGGATCACTTAGTCCCAATTGTGCGCGGTGGCAAGACGACTAAAAATAATTGCGTGCCTTGCTGCCAGGAATGTAATAGTCAGAAAAAATATCACTTGCCAATAGAATGGCAGGAGTATTTACAAAATTTAAATAAGCCTCAAGACGATAAAAAGTAA